The following proteins are co-located in the Colletotrichum lupini chromosome 4, complete sequence genome:
- a CDS encoding ubiquitin-conjugating enzyme E2-18 kDa produces the protein MAQSTAHRRLLQEYRALTNNPPEGITAGPVSEDDLLHWEALIQGPEGTPFEGGVFPAELKFPKDYPLAPPTMKFLVDMWHPNIYPSGLVCISILHPPGDDPNHYEHASERWSPIQSVEKILISVMSMLAEPNDESPANVEAAKMWRERRTEYEQKVRDGVRRSLGL, from the exons ATGGCCCAATCCACCGCCCACCGCCGGCTCCTCCAAGAGTACCGCGCCCTGACAAACAACCCCCCAGAAGGCATCACCGCCGGCCCCGTATCCGAAGATGACCTCCTTCACTGGGAGGCCCTGATCCAAGGCCCCGAGGGAACACCCTTCGAAGGCGGCGTCTTCCCCGCCGAGCTCAAGTTCCCCAAGGACTACCCTCTCGCCCCACCGACCATGAAGTTCCTCGTCGACATGTGGCATCCGAATA TCTACCCAAGCGGCCTAGTCTGCATCTCCATCCTCCACCCCCCAGGCGACGACCCAAACCACTACGAACACGCCTCGGAGCGCTGGTCCCCGATCCAGTCGGTCGAAAAGATCCTCATCTCCGTCATGAGCATGCTCGCCGAGCCAAACGACGAGAGCCCCGCCAACGTCGAGGCTGCAAAGATGTGGCGCGAGCGGAGGACGGAGTACGAGCAAAAGGTTCGCGACGGCGTCCGGCGGTCGCTAGGCCTGTGA
- a CDS encoding FAD binding domain-containing protein — translation MHPTGLLTPCLLAGSAAAIGVPAAAAEIPIDWHLKRSQLAEPVSASCVQACAQLSATFPPSRFHYPKNDTTFAIWDAKQQEVRPACRVEPITAPDVSLILKTLVDSWCHFAVKGGGHSRNTGDSNSIAGVTIDLDRMNSVDVVGNGTEAPTRARVGGGATVIQVYQALEGRQLSYVGGRSATVGIGGFTLGGGTSPFSSRYGWALDNIYEYEVVLANGTVTSASETSNPDLYFALRGGSNNFAIVTAFTVRVFPQDAVSSQRATYTSANTTERALDAIHDLFTNPQLTADMDMAYDFYYMYNQASGAFSLMGSEWYADPAVAEPAVFRAIRSVPSTTRTARLGSMANLTGTLQPPVLGTTRHLFGTISTLTSRALLTQAFAIFREEVSAISSVEGLAPNLICYPLSTTAIQAMKQRGGNALGIDQDEPLYIFLVSTAWSNAQDDAAVGKMTANVLSRMETYAQESEISHPYLYINYASAAQTDKVYAGYGEENVRRLKTIARDVDPEGVFSSEGLWRGFVKLL, via the exons ATGCACCCTACCGGACTACTCACTCCTTGCCTCCTAGCCGGCTCCGCCGCCGCGATTGGCGTACCAGCTGCAGCAGCCGAAATCCCAATCGACTGGCATCTAAAAAGATCCCAGCTTGCCGAACCAGTCTCAGCATCATGCGTGCAAGCC TGCGCCCAGCTCTCCGCCACATTCCCTCCCTCCCGCTTCCACTACCCAAAAAACGACACAACTTTTGCAATCTGGGACGCCAAACAGCAAGAAGTCCGCCCAGCATGCCGCGTCGAACCCATCACCGCGCCCGACGTCTCCCTCATCCTCAAGACCCTCGTCGATAGTTGGTGCCACTTTGCCGTCAAGGGCGGCGGCCACTCACGTAACACGGGCGATTCCAACTCCATTGCCGGCGTCACTATCGACCTCGACCGCATGAACTCTGTCGATGTCGTCGGTAACGGCACCGAAGCCCCCACGCGTGCTAGGGTCGGTGGTGGCGCGACGGTGATCCAGGTCTATCAAGCTCTCGAGGGGAGGCAGTTGTCCTACGTGGGTGGCCGGTCCGCGACTGTCGGTATCGGCGGGTTCACGCTCGGCGGAGGAACGTCACCTTTCTCGAGTCGGTACGGCTGGGCTTTGGATAACATTTACGAGTACGAG GTCGTCCTTGCAAACGGCACAGTCACATCAGCCTCAGAAACAAGCAACCCGGACCTCTACTTCGCCCTCCGTGGCGGCAGCAACAACTTCGCCATCGTCACAGCCTTCACCGTCCGCGTCTTCCCCCAAGATGCCGTATCCAGCCAGCGCGCAACATACACCTCCGCAAACACAACCGAGCGTGCCCTCGACGCCATCCACGACCTCTTCACGAACCCCCAACTCACCGCCGACATGGACATGGCCTATGACTTCTATTACATGTACAACCAGGCCTCGGGCGCCTTCTCGCTCATGGGGTCGGAGTGGTACGCTGACCCGGCGGTCGCAGAGCCGGCGGTCTTTAGGGCTATTCGTAGTGTTCCCTCGACAACGAGGACCGCGAGGTTGGGGTCCATGGCGAATCTTACTGGGACGCTGCAGCCGCCTGTCTTGGGTACCACGCG CCACCTCTTCGGCACAATTAGCACCCTGACCTCTCGAGCCCTTCTCACCCAGGCTTTTGCAATCTTCAGAGAAGAAGTCTCCGCAATCTCCAGCGTCGAAGGCCTGGCCCCGAACCTCATCTGCTACCCTCTCTCGACGACCGCCATCCAGGCGATGAAGCAGCGCGGCGGCAACGCACTCGGCATCGACCAAGATGAGCCACTCTACA TCTTCCTCGTCTCAACAGCCTGGTCCAACGCCCAAGACGACGCAGCCGTGGGAAAAATGACGGCAAACGTCCTCTCCCGCATGGAAACCTACGCCCAAGAGTCCGAGATCTCGCACCCTTACCTGTACATCAACTACGCGTCCGCAGCGCAGACGGACAAGGTCTATGCCGGGTACGGCGAGGAGAATGTGCGTCGGCTCAAGACTATCGCTCGCGACGTCGATCCGGAAGGTGTCTTCTCGTCCGAGGGTCTCTGGCGTGGGTTTGTTAAGTTGTTGTGA
- a CDS encoding alpha-galactosidase, protein MAVCRSRKLHATHAQQTQPRHGGLAREFRVWLGFSNFGRTGGIGLLSLGDYSKDLSFPLILVMHAAPSFLGRRSSAYLGPHPHQQLKSILFLLRFPLTAWSNEPRFINAGSSTFHSNLKRWAQDFGITGPRCVVSEERRSALSPYSWPPRGHPPMPSNGTGMNLGYVAFFHFAFDATEGLSDGMVDVCPPVYMIPQSHFSGSFLIPPAQLFFSIVLQILWRKYSSTCHKPEPLDVFAMRSAILAAVGLSSTAAALVSRDGKTGRLPALGWNSWNEYGCDINETVFLTVAQHIVDLGLKDLGYEYVNIDDCWSDKELRRDNVTKEIIVDKVKFPQGIKHTVDKIHELGLKVGIYSDAGTSTCGGFEGSLGYEEIDAATFAKWGIDCKFHHRSPFHSPCVNVIPQLNPSKPLHRPLDSSQNTLSDQRSNRQFTFSTDLKYDNCNVPKEWFDDWKYVPELWLGGPPNENQDNGDPANSKTGLPAPAGYDWSTSLTAERYRIMRNALLAQERTIQYSLCAWGHAHVEAWGNETGHSWRMWGDIYPEWYGQHQWSWGLMPILNHAAFWSGPDVNGFWGHGDWDMLEVGNGNLTLQESRSHFAFWAALKSPLIIGTKLEGIQPEILQILSTKELVKFNQDPEFGAAAQPYKWGVNPDGAWNITHPAEFWSGASVEGTHVFVLNTLSGTENKTVAFKDVPGLEAGKKYVVHDMWAGKDLGVFEDKYIVELESHDTAALRINEVKCVKRAARG, encoded by the exons ATGGCCGTCTGCAGATCTCGA AAGCTGCATGCCACCCACGCCCAACAAACACAACCCCGCCATGGTGGACTGGCCCGAGAATTCCGTGTCTGGCTAGGATTCTCCAACTTTGGACGAACAGGCGGAATTGGCCTCTTGTCGTTGGGCGACTATTCAAAGGATTTGAGCTTTCCCCTCATTCTTGTCATGCACGCGGCCCCATCTTTCCTCGGACGGCGATCCTCCGCGTATCTGGGGCCTCACC CCCACCAACAATTGAAGAGTATTTTGTTTCTTTTGAGGTTCCCCCTCACGGCCTGGTCCAACGAACCTAGATTC ATCAACGCTGGATCATCTACCTTCCACAGTAACCTTAAGCGATGGGCCCAGGATTTTGGAATAACCGGCCCAAGATGTGTCGTGAGCGAAGAACGGCGATCGGCGCTGTCACCTTATTCTTGGCCACCGCGTGGCCATCCGCCCATGCCCAGCAATGGAACTGGGATGAACTTGGGGTATGTTGCATTCTTCCACTTCGCGTTCGATGCGACTGAGGGGTTGTCGGATGGGATGGTG GATGTTTGTCCTCCCGTCTATATGATCCCTCAAAGCCACTTTTCGGGTTCCTTTCTCATCCCGCCGGCTCAGCTCTTCTTCAGCATTGTCTTGCAAATCTTGTGGAGAAAGTACAGCTCT ACCTGCCATAAGCCGGAACCCCTCGACGTATTCGCAATGCGCTCGGCCATCCTCGCCGCCGTAGGCCTGTCCTCTACGGCCGCGGCACTTGTCAGCCGCGACGGCAAGACCGGCCGTCTTCCCGCGCTGGGGTGGAATTCGTGGAACGAGTACGGGTGCGACATCAACGAGACGGTGTTCCTCACTGTCGCGCAGCACATTGTGGACTTGGGGCTGAAGGATCTGGGGTACGAGTACGTCAACATCGACGACTGCTGGAGCGACAAGGAGTTGCGGAGGGATAACGTCACCAAGGAAATCATTGTCGACAAGGTGAAGTTTCCGCAGGGGATCAAGCATACGGTGGATAAGATCCACGAGTTGGGGTTGAAGGTTGGGATCTACAGTGATGCGG GAACTTCTACTTGCGGCGGTTTCGAGGGATCGCTAGGCTACGAAGAAATCGACGCCGCCACGTTTGCGAAATGGGGTATCGACTGTAAGTTCCATCACCGTTCGCCGTTCCACTCTCCCTGCGTCAACGTCATCCCTCAACTTAACCCCTCCAAACCCCTCCATCGTCCCTTAGACTCATCGCAAAACACATTATCGGATCAACGTTCTAACAGGCAATTCACTTTCTCCACAGACCTAAAGTACGACAACTGCAACGTCCCGAAAGAATGGTTCGACGACTGGAAATACGTCCCCGAACTCTGGCTCGGCGGACCCCCCAACGAAAACCAAGACAACGGCGACCCCGCCAACTCCAAGACGGGTCTTCCGGCCCCCGCAGGCTACGACTGGTCGACCTCCTTGACGGCAGAACGCTATCGCATCATGCGCAACGCCCTCCTAGCCCAGGAAAGGACGATCCAGTACTCCCTCTGCGCCTGGGGCCACGCCCACGTCGAGGCCTGGGGTAACGAGACGGGCCACAGCTGGCGCATGTGGGGCGACATTTACCCAGAGTGGTACGGCCAGCACCAGTGGTCCTGGGGCCTGATGCCGATTTTGAATCACGCTGCCTTCTGGAGCGGTCCCGACGTGAACGGGTTCTGGGGCCACGGGGACTGGGACATGCTCGAGGTCGGCAACGGGAACCTGACGCTGCAGGAGAGCAGGAGCCATTTCGCGTTTTGGGCCGCGCTGAAGAGTCCGTTGATCATCGGGACCAAGTTGGAGGGCATTCAGCCCGAGATTTTGCAAATCTTGTCCACGAAGGAGCTGGTGAAATTCAATCAGGATCCGGAGTTCGGGGCCGCGGCGCAGCCGTATAAGTGGGGGGTGAACCCGGACGGAGCGTGGAACATTACGCACCCTGCCGAATTCTGGTCCGGGGCTTCAGTGGAGGGGACACACGTGTTTGTGCTCAACACGCTGAGCGGCACCGAGAATAAGACGGTCGCGTTCAAGGATGTTCCTGGGCTGGAGGCCGGGAAGAAGTATGTTGTGCACGACATGTGGGCTGGCAAGGATCTCGGCGTGTTTGAGGACAAGTACATCGTAGAACTGGAGAGTCACGATACGGCTGCTTTGAGGATCAACGAGGTCAAGTGCGTGAAGAGGGCGGCACGGGGATGA
- a CDS encoding UBA/TS-N domain-containing protein — protein MDDLSGLNWSSSTNTTNNKPPPMNPSGANYFGSMRPANSTPSPFPSGRNTPLSAQGSGAVAAKPPPAKPPADSFSNLMSFGGAGAAKPTSKLTLLEQQQRLEAEKRKKEEERKKQAQAQFGGGFLDTLGSGSVSRTTSPGILSPGSSTGKKASDDDDLFAAFNSETKVDNASHYPPPPQKSLSPAIAPGLDLSNPTAWNQAPAPANGGFGDDDDPFGLNQLKPKAASPAPPPTNDDDDDFLGDLARPVEEVRRKQPTPQPKGPEPGKPIEASDSSSDDERQPAPRGEMAEFDKAVAQLVDYGFTPENARRGLTESGAGLNVQAAANWLLDDAHRQAKAKAQGKDPAAASRRGRDDGGRQDSQRRADTRSPAGEADFSKTAAAMGNSLFKTANSLWKTSKKQVAAAVADFNQPEGDPSQPKWMRSAQADRAQPERRVAEATDEAMMLESGGRPQRKAGQSSQSSRPEAPRRTASPRDQSPAASAPSSGRGTPVPRWQQQSGPAIPDSRSRASKLAMADDSAASYVSPARRKKATPQPEAPASQQEDPDLLFGSQAPKPSQSLPHRPAQSSQPSRPVQPSQASRPARPPSPKPAPRPARQIPPITPAAVQQSTKHRLDGTAHFKRGDYGAAHSSYTSSLSAVPSSHPLAIVILTNRALTSLKNGEPKRAVEDADAALKIIGPGGGQGEQVSVVGDTGTQENRDMRDLYGKALSRKAEALEQMERWGDAHAVWSTCVKNGVGGPTAISGRQRCQSALAPKPKPKPRPAATAPARPRPVAASAKNMEAVERLRKQNQAAAQEDDEKFALSEKVDAKIAAWRDGKRDNLRALIGSLDSVLWENSGWKKVGLHELVMANKVKIHYMKAIAKCHPDKLPQDASTEVRLIAATVFATLNESWDKFKSENGFWGHLSRMQAGKQALTKEVNIRSHV, from the exons ATGGATGATCTCTCGGGATTGAATTGGTCGTCGTCGACCAACACGACGAACAACAAGCCGCCGCCGATGAACCCCTCGGGCGCCAACTACTTCGGCTCCATGCGACCGGCCAACTCAACACCATCCCCCTTTCCCTCTGGCCGTAACACGCCTCTGTCCGCCCAAGGATCAGGAGCCGTGGCTGCGAAACCTCCACCCGCGAAGCCGCCAGCCGATAGTTTCAGCAACTTGATGAGCTTTGGTGGTGCCGGGGCTGCGAAACCGACATCGAAACTCACCTTGCTGGAACAGCAGCAGCGACTCGAGGctgagaagaggaagaaggaggaggagaggaagAAACAAGCGCAGGCGCAATTTGGCGGTGGTTTCTTGGATACGCTGGGATCGGGCTCAGTATCGAGGACGACGTCCCCTGGCATACTGTCCCCTGGCTCTTCTACGGGCAAGAAGGCCAGTGATGATGACGACCTCTTCGCGGCGTTCAACTCTGAGACCAAGGTCGACAATGCTAGCCACTACCCTCCGCCTCCTCAGAAGAGCCTCTCGCCTGCGATCGCCCCTGGCTTGGACCTCAGCAACCCAACCGCATGGAATCAGGCGCCTGCCCCTGCCAATGGCGGCTTTGGGGACGACGACGATCCGTTTGGTCTGAACCAACTGAAGCCCAAGGCCGCATCTCCAGCACCCCCTCCGACGAacgatgatgatgacgacTTCCTCGGAGACCTAGCCCGTCCGGTCGAAGAAGTTCGGCGCAAGCAACCCACCCCACAGCCCAAGGGGCCTGAGCCCGGAAAACCCATTGAGGCATCTGACTCCAGCTCAGATGATGAACGGCAGCCAGCTCCCAGGGGCGAGATGGCCGAATTTGACAAGGCTGTCGCACAGCTCGTCGATTACGGCTTCACCCCTGAAAACGCTCGAAGGGGTTTAACAGAGAGTGGTGCGGGGTTGAATGTGCAAGCAGCGGCCAACTGGCTTTTGGACGATGCTCACCGACAAGCCAAGGCGAAGGCTCAAGGAAAGGATCCAGCCGCTGCTTCAAGGAGAGGACGAGATGATGGTGGCAGACAGGATAGTCAAAGACGGGCTGACACCAGATCCCCTGCCGGTGAAGCTGACTTCTCAAAGACTGCGGCGGCTATGGGAAATAGCCTTTTCAAAACAGCCAACTCTCTCTGGAAGACTAGCAAGAAGCAGGTGGCGGCTGCAGTGGCAGACTTTAACCAACCCGAGGGCGACCCTAGCCAGCCGAAATGGATGCGCTCAGCACAAGCTGATCGTGCTCAGCCTGAGCGGCGGGTGGCCGAGGCTACAGACGAGGCTATGATGCTGGAGTCTGGCGGTCGACCACAAAGAAAAGCCGGGCAATCGTCGCAGTCTTCGAGACCAGAGGCCCCTCGCCGGACAGCATCCCCAAGAGACCAGTCTCCTGCGGCATCGGCCCCGTCAAGCGGCAGAGGCACTCCGGTACCCAGATGGCAGCAGCAGAGCGGCCCAGCAATACCGGATTCAAGAAGTCGCGCAAGCAAGCTGGCAATGGCGGACGACAGCGCGGCTTCGTATGTCAGCCCTGCTAGGAGGAAGAAGGCGACACCTCAGCCGGAAGCGCCTGCGTCCCAGCAGGAGGACCCGGACCTGCTTTTCGGTTCACAAGCTCCGAAGCCCTCGCAATCACTCCCTCATCGCCCAGCTCAATCATCGCAGCCATCACGACCCGTCCAGCCCTCCCAAGCCTCGCGGCCTGCAAGACCTCCATCTCCCAAGCCAGCCCCTCGTCCCGCTCGTCAAATCCCACCCATTACACCTGCGGCGGTACAACAGTCAACAAAACACCGTCTCGATGGAACTGCTCACTTCAAGAGAGGAGATTACGGCGCAGCTCATTCATCTTATACGTCATCACTATCTGCTGTGCCATCTTCGCATCCTCTTGCGATTGTTATCCTCACAAACCGCGCGTTGACATCGTTGAAGAACGGCGAACCCAAGCGTGCTGTTGAAGACGCTGATGCTGCACTCAAGATCATTGGTCCTGGTGGAGGTCAAGGCGAGCAGGTGTCTGTTGTGGGCGACACCGGCACCCAGGAGAATCGCGATATGCGGGATCTGTACGGCAAGGCATTGAGCCGCAAGGCCGAGGCCCTCGAACAGATGGAGCGATGGGGCGATGCCCACGCCGTCTGGTCAACCTGCGTGAAGAACGGCGTCGGCGGTCCTACCGCTATCTCTGGCCGACAAAGATGCCAGTCAGCCCTGGCTCCCAAGCCCAAGCCCAAGCCTAGACCAGCCGCTACTGCTCCTGCTCGGCCACGCCCTGTAGCAGCTTCTGCTAAGAACATGGAAGCCGTGGAGCGCTTGCGCAAGCAGAATCAAGCAGCGGCGCAAGAAGACGATGAGAAGTTTGCGCTGTCGGAGAAGGTTGACGCCAAGATTGCGGCATGGAGAGATGGCAAGAGAGATAACCTGCGTGCTCTCATCGGTAGCTTGGACTCGGTTCTCTGGGAAAACAGCGGATGGAAGAAGGTTGGGCTGCACGAGCTTGTCATGGCCAACAAGGTGAAGATTCACTACATGAAGGCCATTGCTAAGTGTCATCCCGATAAG CTTCCACAAGACGCTAGCACGGAGGTGAGACTTATCGCTGCTACGGTCTTTGCGACGTTGAATGAGAGTTGGGATAAGTTCAAGTCCGAGAACGGATT CTGGGGGCATTTATCCCGAATGCAAGCGGGCAAGCAAGCATTGACGAAGGAAGTGAATATTCGAAGCCATGTTTGA